One Panicum virgatum strain AP13 chromosome 3N, P.virgatum_v5, whole genome shotgun sequence DNA segment encodes these proteins:
- the LOC120666213 gene encoding uncharacterized protein LOC120666213, which produces MVARRQELRSTGGGTLGDHCGTAGGRRRSTCCGLRSATASVPAIPWKGFIFFSHRLWRQALTIWRESMLLLFMNKQISSIFRSAGSRCRTASKFLSPICSYYLSVVLWD; this is translated from the exons ATGGTCGCACGGAGGCAAGAGCTGCGGAGCACGGGAGGCGGAACGCTGGGCGACCACTGCGGCACCGCCGGAGGACGGAGGCGGAGCACGTGCTGTGGCCTGCGATCTGCCACTGCGTCCGTACCAG CTATTCCTTGGAAGGGTTTCATTTTTTTCAGTCATAGATTGTGGCGTCAAGCTTTGACTATCTG GAGGGAGTCCATGCTGCTTTTGTTTATGAATAAACAAATTTCTTCCATATTCCGAAGTGCAGGCAGCAGATGTCGGACTGCTTCAAAGTTCTTGTCGCCCATTTGTTCTTATTATCTTAGCGTGGTACTGTGGGATTAG